The following coding sequences lie in one Glycine soja cultivar W05 chromosome 16, ASM419377v2, whole genome shotgun sequence genomic window:
- the LOC114391275 gene encoding uncharacterized protein LOC114391275 isoform X2 gives MQEVAGERGGYLHGRGALDSDDLLYLKEQMEAEEDAERLLRRTEKRAFAAFKRAASLADSSPTSVPLAFRVEPKPKSGIRQQDLLKKVVEIKPKRPRCDSNQSTPASNAPVTNRKPDHDSSKEKEQSLPGTKKVEEQSLSGSKKAKEHASLGSQEAEAKPKVESSGGGLLGLAYDSSDDE, from the exons ATGCAAGAGGTTGCTGGGGAGCGCGGAGGTTACCTTCATGGACGAGGCG CCTTGGACAGTGATGATCTACTTTATCTCAAGGAGCAAATGGAAGCCGAGGAGGATGCAGAGCGCCTCCTGCGTCGCACTGAAAAACGGGCATTTGCTGCATTTAAG AGAGCTGCAAGTTTAGCAGATTCTTCACCCACGTCAGTACCTCTGGCATTTCGGGTTGAGCCGAAACCCAAAAGTGGGATCAG GCAGCAAGATCTGCTGAAGAAAGTCGTTGAGATTAAACCTAAGCGGCCAAGATGTGATAGCAATCAGTCAACCCCTGCTAGTAATGCTCCTGTTACAAATCGTAAGCCTGATCACGATTCTTCAAAAGAGAAGGAGCAGTCTTTACCAGGAACAAAGAAAGTGGAGGAACAATCTTTGTCTGGATCAAAGAAAGCAAAGGAACATGCTTCATTAGGGTCACAAGAAGCCGAAGCTAAGCCTAAGGTTGAAAGCTCTGGTGGGGGATTACTGGGCCTGGCATATGATAGTTCTGATGATGAATGA
- the LOC114391275 gene encoding uncharacterized protein LOC114391275 isoform X1, with the protein MAGREVREYTNLSDPKDKKWGKGKDKIDDEDITFQRMVAKMQEVAGERGGYLHGRGALDSDDLLYLKEQMEAEEDAERLLRRTEKRAFAAFKRAASLADSSPTSVPLAFRVEPKPKSGIRQQDLLKKVVEIKPKRPRCDSNQSTPASNAPVTNRKPDHDSSKEKEQSLPGTKKVEEQSLSGSKKAKEHASLGSQEAEAKPKVESSGGGLLGLAYDSSDDE; encoded by the exons ATGGCAGGAAGAGAAGTTCGTGAATACACCAACCTCAGCGACCCCAAAG ATAAGAAATGGGGTAAGGGAAAAGATAAGATTGACGATGAAGACATTACTTTCCAACGCATGGTTGCAAAG ATGCAAGAGGTTGCTGGGGAGCGCGGAGGTTACCTTCATGGACGAGGCG CCTTGGACAGTGATGATCTACTTTATCTCAAGGAGCAAATGGAAGCCGAGGAGGATGCAGAGCGCCTCCTGCGTCGCACTGAAAAACGGGCATTTGCTGCATTTAAG AGAGCTGCAAGTTTAGCAGATTCTTCACCCACGTCAGTACCTCTGGCATTTCGGGTTGAGCCGAAACCCAAAAGTGGGATCAG GCAGCAAGATCTGCTGAAGAAAGTCGTTGAGATTAAACCTAAGCGGCCAAGATGTGATAGCAATCAGTCAACCCCTGCTAGTAATGCTCCTGTTACAAATCGTAAGCCTGATCACGATTCTTCAAAAGAGAAGGAGCAGTCTTTACCAGGAACAAAGAAAGTGGAGGAACAATCTTTGTCTGGATCAAAGAAAGCAAAGGAACATGCTTCATTAGGGTCACAAGAAGCCGAAGCTAAGCCTAAGGTTGAAAGCTCTGGTGGGGGATTACTGGGCCTGGCATATGATAGTTCTGATGATGAATGA
- the LOC114390281 gene encoding abietadienol/abietadienal oxidase-like encodes MRENISESWLVMITVILATAIFAKLFQFKLRKEDKSKCRLPPGRRGWPLIGDSINWYNAVASSHPPQFVEEMVKRYGKIFSCSLFGKWAVVSADPSFNRFVMQNEGKLFKSSYPKSFRDLVGKNGVITVQGEQQRKLHGIASNMMRLEKLKFHFLNDVQKVMLQTLSNFNNNQVILLQDVCRKVAIHLMVNQLLGVSSESQVNEMAQLFSGFVDGCLSIPINIPGYAYHTAMKAREKIISKINRTIEVHRQNGASIEGNGVLGRLLEEESLPDDAVADFIINLLFAGNETTTKTMLFAVYFLTQCPRAMKQLLDEHDSLRSNSGDKFLTWQDYKAMSFTQCVIDETLRLGGIAIWLMREAKEDVQYQDFVIPKGCFVVPFLSAVHLDENVYSGALNFNPWRWMEPENEEKRNWRTSPFYAPFGGGARFCPGTELARLQIAFFLHYFVTTYRWTQIKEDRMSFFPSARLVNGFEIRLTRRHDNETD; translated from the exons atgagagaaaatattTCAGAATCATGGCTAGTTATGATCACTGTGATATTGGCCACAGCAATATTTGCAAAACTATTTCAATTCAAGTTAAGGAAGGAAGATAAAAGCAAATGCAGATTACCACCAGGAAGGAGAGGCTGGCCTTTGATTGGTGACAGCATCAATTGGTACAATGCTGTTGCAAGTtctcatcctcctcagtttgtTGAAGAAATGGTGAAAAG GTATGGTAAGATATTTTCTTGCAGCCTATTTGGAAAATGGGCAGTGGTGTCTGCAGATCCAAGCTTCAACCGGTTTGTGATGCAAAACGAAGGCAAATTATTTAAGTCAAGTTACCCAAAATCTTTCAGAGATTTGGTTGGTAAAAATGGTGTGATCACAGTGCAAGGAGAGCAACAAAGGAAGCTACATGGAATTGCCTCCAACATGATGCGCCTAGAGAAGCTTAAGTTCCATTTCTTGAATGATGTACAAAAGGTCATGCTCCAAACTTTGAGCAATTTTAACAACAACCAAGTCATTCTTCTCCAGGATGTTTGTAGGAAG GTTGCTATACATTTAATGGTTAATCAACTTTTGGGGGTTTCAAGTGAGTCTCAAGTTAATGAAATGGCTCAGCTGTTTTCTGGCTTTGTTGATGGTTGTTTATCCATTCCCATCAACATCCCTGGCTATGCATACCACACTGCTATGAAG GCCAGGGAGAAAATCATAAGCAAGATAAACAGGACCATAGAGGTACACAGACAAAATGGTGCTTCTATTGAAGGTAATGGTGTACTTGGAAGATTATTAGAGGAAGAAAGCTTGCCTGATGATGCTGTTGCAGACTTCATTATCAATCTTCTCTTTGCGGGAAATGAAACAACCACCAAAACAATGCTCTTTGCAGTCTATTTCCTTACTCAATGTCCTAGAGCCATGAAGCAACTGCTG GATGAACATGATTCTCTGAGGAGTAATTCTGGAGATAAATTTCTTACATGGCAGGATTATAAAGCAATGTCATTCACTCAATGT GTTATTGATGAAACACTAAGACTTGGGGGTATTGCAATTTGGTTAATGAGAGAAGCAAAAGAAGACGTTCAGTACCAAG ATTTTGTTATTCCCAAAGGGTGCTTTGTGGTTCCATTTCTTTCAGCAGTCCATTTAGATGAGAATGTATACAGTGGAGCTCTAAATTTTAATCCTTGGAGATGGATGGAACCTGAGAACGAG GAAAAGAGAAATTGGAGAACTAGtccattctatgcaccctttgGAGGAGGTGCTAGATTCTGTCCAGGAACAGAGTTGGCTCGCCTCCAAAttgctttttttcttcattactTCGTAACTACCTATAG ATGGACACAAATCAAGGAAGATAGGATGTCCTTCTTTCCCTCTGCTCGATTGGTGAATGGTTTTGAAATTCGTCTGACGAGAAGACATGATAATGAAACAGATTAA